A stretch of DNA from Microlunatus capsulatus:
GTGAGGACCATCGCGTCGCCGTCGGTGAGGACCATCGCCTGCAGGACGTTGACGGTCTGGGCGATGTTGGCCATCACCAGGCGCTCGGCGTGGTCGTGGAAGGCGTCGAAGTGCACGCCGGCGACGAGGGCGTCGCGCAGGGTGTTCTGCTGGAACAGGAAGCCGGGGTTCGTCCCGGGCTCGACGTCGAACCAGGTGCCCCACTCGTCGAGCACCAGGCCCACGTGCCGCTCGGGGTCGTAGGCGTCCATCACCGCGGCGTGGCCGGCGAGGATGCCGCGCAGCCGCTGGGCCTCGTGCAGCGTGCGGTAGTACTCCTCGGTGTCGAAGGAGGTCGCGCTGCCCTTGTGCTCCCAGGGCCCGGGCACGGTGTAGTAGTGGAAGGACACGGCCTGGTAGGTGCCCGACCCGTGCCAGCCACGGCCGGCGCCGCCGCCCAGCTGGTGGCCGAGCCCCTTCATCAACGTCTCGGTCCAGTGGTAGTCGGCGTCGGCGGCCCCGGCGGCGATCCGGTAGAGCCGGTTCTCGCCGTGGTTGCGGCTGTAGGTGCCGAACTGGCGGGCGAGGTCGGCGTAGAACTCCGCGCGCATCCCGCCGCCGCAGCCCCACGGCTCGTTGCCCAGGCCCCAGAAGCGCACCGGCCACGGCTCGTCGCGGCCGTTCTCGCGCCGCAGCCGGGCCATCGGGCTGTCGTCGGCGCGGGTCAGGTACTCGACCCACTCGCTGGTCTCCTTGACGGTGCCGCTGCCCACGTTGGCCGAGACGTAGGGCTCGGCGCCCAGCAGCTCGCACAGCGCCATGAACTCGTGGGTGCCGAAGCTGTTGTCCTCGACGACGTCGCCCCAGTGGCTGTTCACCATCGTCGGCCGC
This window harbors:
- a CDS encoding alpha-N-arabinofuranosidase, producing MTATQETSAATPEAGPAGTVRGVLDLDLPGPTISRHLYGHFAEHLGRCIYGGFFVGEDSPLPNEGGIRLDVVEALKALSIPNLRWPGGCFADEYHWRDGVGPREQRPTMVNSHWGDVVEDNSFGTHEFMALCELLGAEPYVSANVGSGTVKETSEWVEYLTRADDSPMARLRRENGRDEPWPVRFWGLGNEPWGCGGGMRAEFYADLARQFGTYSRNHGENRLYRIAAGAADADYHWTETLMKGLGHQLGGGAGRGWHGSGTYQAVSFHYYTVPGPWEHKGSATSFDTEEYYRTLHEAQRLRGILAGHAAVMDAYDPERHVGLVLDEWGTWFDVEPGTNPGFLFQQNTLRDALVAGVHFDAFHDHAERLVMANIAQTVNVLQAMVLTDGDAMVLTPTYHVFAMNQGHHDAQRLPLALRGVGSRGEGETQVELVSASASRKDDGVLVSLTNLDADGPVTVALDLRGAAVGDPVGQVLAAPDLRAHNTPESPDAVRPAPLEGLRLEDGTLTVELPAHSFATVRLTLQG